One Onychostoma macrolepis isolate SWU-2019 chromosome 10, ASM1243209v1, whole genome shotgun sequence genomic region harbors:
- the hlcs gene encoding LOW QUALITY PROTEIN: biotin--protein ligase (The sequence of the model RefSeq protein was modified relative to this genomic sequence to represent the inferred CDS: inserted 1 base in 1 codon), giving the protein MLITLCYIYLWLRFQRYYTAAIRSALHRLSGGQSSFTFCALRVAPRRDDALFLRRGDRVLYITEPQVTRQLSACEDLSKWTLLGSSLVCGQRLENIAFIIEATSRQKVPVSPHRTNEKGLNWSDYCLPLAYRPGQPYRAVAEASLENFSRLGVAFMEDRLHMDNGLIPEKIVSVLLRETALEELFEQDSRRRIEAKRPSEPTEQPDSPQLHQQEPELPSEHRHMDGRHLHLSSCHECLELENSTILSVKFASAENIPDLPDDYXAAGTDEEEEERRRRSGSGKPPNLLVFTGGCEQRFQEIRSLLEECVDTESYAVYHLRPQQALSDPWLENTLLLVLATDETLAPALQLRFLSYLSRGGRLLGLSCSLCPAGLSLRPADAQSDRICTLSFTKADSSELRLSVLSSGSVYERDGAGGGQVELWGQTGAQEMAIVRVTHGEDSGEAVLCQVRLETAPDAQGSAGFSELKMSNAQRYEVLTEILTSLGLSCELRRVPAHSPIYLLGTHTEQTGWFLRWLRAQAEGSGGVVRCAAGVLRVVWAGDEAPDLCEGELALHTEPPQSFSEHFCLQTYKQHLQTQRLGRTVLYADVTCSTMSLLGGLMPPQDTGLIAIAARQTQGKGRGGNAWLSPLGCAMFTLHLQLPVNSPLGQRIPFLQHLAALAVVQSVRTLPGYEDVDLRLKWPNDIYYSNLMKLGGVLVNSSVTGQTFSLLIGCGFNVSNSNPTVCINDLLRQQKLDPLAPAQLIARSVTLLERYVSEFQLRGTQTLLPLYYSRWVHSGTHVRLWSEDGPEAEVLGLDENGFLQVRAGDQSVVSVQPDGNSFDMLRNLVVTKTS; this is encoded by the exons ATGCTCATCACGCTGTGCTACATCTATCTGTGGCTGCGCTTCCAGAGATACTACACCGCCGCGATCCGCAGCGCGTTACACCGCCTCAGCGGCGGCCAGAGCAGCTTCACCTTCTGCGCGCTGAGAGTCGCTCCGCGCCGCGACGACGCGCTCTTCCTCAGGCGCGGAGACCGAGTCCTGTACATCACCGAGCCGCAGGTGACGCGCCAGCTCtcc gcGTGCGAGGACCTCAGTAAGTGGACTCTGTTGGGCTCTTCGCTGGTTTGTGGTCAGCGGCTGGAAAACATTGCCTTCATCATAGAGGCCACATCAAGACAGAAAGTTCCCGTGTCTCCACACAGAACCAATGAGAAA GGACTGAACTGGTCTGAttactgtctgccgctggcgtACCGTCCAGGCCAGCCGTACCGGGCCGTCGCCGAAGCCAGCCTGGAGAACTTCAGCCGCCTCGGCGTGGCGTTTATGGAAGATCGTCTGCATATGGACAATGGGCTCATTCCTGAGAAGATAGTCT CCGTGTTACTCAGAGAGACGGCGCTCGAGGAGCTGTTTGAACAGGACAGCAGGAGGAGGATCGAAGCCAAGCGTCCCAGCGAGCCGACGGAGCAGCCAGACTCTCCACAGCTTCATCAGCAGGAGCCGGAGCTCCCGTCCGAACACCGGCACATGGACGGACGCCACCTGCACCTCTCCAGCTGCCACGAGTGTCTGGAGCTGGAGAACAGCACCATCCTGTCGGTCAAGTTCGCCTCTGCAGAGAACATCCCGGATCTGCCCGACGACT ACGCCGCCGGCACtgatgaagaggaggaggagcgCCGGAGGAGGAGCGGCAGCGGCAAGCCGCCCAACCTGCTGGTGTTCACGGGCGGCTGCGAGCAGCGCTTCCAGGAGATCCGCTCGCTCCTGGAGGAGTGCGTGGACACGGAGAGCTACGCCGTCTACCACCTGCGTCCGCAGCAGGCACTGAGCGATCCCTGGCTGGAGAACACGCTGCTGCTGGTGCTGGCCACTGATGAGACGCTGGCTCCGGCTCTGCAGCTGCGCTTCCTGAGCTACCTGAGCCGCGGCGGGAGGCTGCTGGGCCTGTCCTGCTCGCTGTGCCCCGCCGGACTCTCGCTGCGCCCCGCAGACGCCCAGAGCGACCGCATCTGCACCCTCAGCTTCACCAAGGCGGACAGCAGCGAGCTGCGGCTGAGCGTGTTGTCCAGCGGGAGCGTGTACGAGCGGGACGGCGCCGGCGGAGGTCAGGTGGAGCTCTGGGGTCAGACCGGAGCGCAGGAGATGGCCATCGTGCGCGTGACTCACGGAGAGGACAGCGGAGAGGCCGTCCTGTGTCAG GTGCGTTTGGAGACGGCTCCGGACGCTCAAGGCTCCGCCGGCTTCTCGGAGCTGAAGATGAGTAACGCCCAGCGCTACGAGGTTCTGACGGAGATCCTGACGTCTCTGGGTCTGAGCTGCGAGCTGAGACGGGTGCCTGCACACAGCCCTATCTACCTGCTCGGCACACACACG gagCAGACGGGCTGGTTTCTGCGCTGGCTGCGGGCTCAGGCGGAGGGCTCGGGTGGAGTTGTGCGGTGCGCGGCTGGAGTGCTGAGGGTGGTGTGGGCTGGAGACGAGGCTCCGGATCTGTGTGAGGGTGAGCTGGCGTTACACACCGAGCCGCCCCAGAGCTTCTCGGAGCACTTCTGCCTGCAGACGTACAAACAGCACCTGCAGACGCAGCGGCTCGGCCGGACCGTGCTGTACGCAGACGTCACCTGCAGCACCATGAGCCTGCTGGGCGG GTTGATGCCGCCGCAGGACACGGGGTTAATCGCCATAGCGGCGCGTCAGACGCAGGGCAAAG GCCGCGGGGGGAACGCCTGGTTGAGTCCGCTGGGATGCGCCATGTTCACTCTCCACCTGCAGCTTCCTGTGAACTCACCGCTCGGACAGAGAATCCCCTTCCTGCAGCACCTCGCCGCCCTCGCCGTGGTGCAGTCTGTCAGAACACTGCCCGGATATGag GATGTGGACCTGCGGCTGAAGTGGCCCAATGACATCTACTACAGTAACCTGATGAAGCTCGGCGGGGTTCTGGTCAACTCCAGCGTCACGGGTCAAACCTTCAGTCTTCTGATCG GCTGCGGCTTCAACGTGAGCAACAGCAACCCGACCGTCTGCATTAACGACCTGCTGCGGCAGCAGAAGCTGGATCCGCTCGCTCCGGCGCAGCTCATCGCGCGCTCCGTCACGCTTCTGGAGCGCTACGTGTCTGAGTTCCAGCTGCGCGGCACGCAGACGCTGCTGCCGCTCTACTACAGCAGATGGGTGCACAG CGGCACACATGTGCGTCTGTGGAGCGAGGACGGACCCGAGGCCGAGGTGCTGGGTCTGGATGAGAATGGCTTTCTGCAGGTGCGTGCCGGAGATCAGAGCGTCGTGTCTGTGCAACCGGACGGAAACTCCTTCGACATGCTGAGGAACCTGGTGGTGACCAAAACCAGCTGA